Proteins encoded by one window of Rutidosis leptorrhynchoides isolate AG116_Rl617_1_P2 chromosome 7, CSIRO_AGI_Rlap_v1, whole genome shotgun sequence:
- the LOC139857448 gene encoding SUMO-conjugating enzyme SCE1-like has translation MSGGIARGRLTEERKAWRKNHPHGFVAKPETLPDGSVNLMIWQCTIPGKTGTDWEGGYYPLALHFTEDYPSKPPKCKFPQGFFHPNVYPSGTVCLSILNEDSGWRPAITVKQILVGIQDLLDSPNPADPAQTDGYHLFIQDTVEYKRRVRQQAKLYPPLV, from the exons ATGTCTGGTGGTATTGCTCGTGGCCGTCTTACTGAGGAACGAAAAGCATGGCGAAAAAATCATcctcat ggttttgttGCGAAACCTGAGACTCTACCTGATGGTTCAGTGAATTTGATGATTTGGCAGTGTACCATCCCTGGTAAGACTGGG ACTGATTGGGAAGGAGGTTATTACCCTCTTGCACTACACTTCACTGAGGATTATCCAAGCAAGCCGCCTAAGTGTAAATTTCCTCAGGGCTTCTTTCATCCCAATGTTTACCCGTCTGGAACTGTTTGTTTGTCTATCCTTAATGAAGATAGT GGTTGGAGACCAGCAATAACTGTCAAACAGATTCTAGTTGGTATCCAGGATCTGTTGGATTCTCCCAACCCTGCTGATCCCGCCCAGACCGATGGATATCACCTCTTTATCCAG GATACGGTGGAGTATAAGAGAAGGGTCCGCCAGCAGGCAAAGTTGTATCCCCCACTCGTTTAG